The Tripterygium wilfordii isolate XIE 37 chromosome 5, ASM1340144v1, whole genome shotgun sequence genome window below encodes:
- the LOC119998096 gene encoding protein CIA1-like isoform X1, producing the protein MDLYDGNFELKEIQKLEGHTDRVWSLAWKPTAGVTDIPPVFASCSGDKTVRIWEQDPSTRSWNCKEVLEETHTRTVRSCAWSPSGKLLATASFDATTAIWENVGGDYECISTLEGHENEVKNVSWNASGSLLATCGRDKSVWIWEVMPGNEFECASVLQGHTQDVKMVQWHPTVDVLFSCSYDNTIKVWAEDGDGDWRCIQTLGESNNGHTSTVWELSFNADGDKLVTCSDDLTVKIWETDIIARQSGESYAPWNHLCTLSGYHDRTIFSVHWSREGIIATGAADDGIRFFVESKDGLVDGPSYKLLSKKEKAHDMDINSVQWGPGENGLLASASDDGTIKIWELTQLH; encoded by the exons ATGGACTTGTACGACGGCAACTTCGAGCTGAAGGAGATTCAGAAACTCGAAGGCCACACTGATAGGGTTTGGAGTCTCGCCTGGAAACCGACCGCCGGAGTTACTGACATCCCTCCTGTTTTCGCTTCTTGTAGTGGCGACAAGACCGTCCGAATCTGGGAGCAGGATCCCTCCACTCGGTCCTGGAACTGCAAG GAAGTTTTGGAAGAAACACACACCAGAACTGTTCGTTCCTGTGCTTGGTCACCATCAGGCAAACTGTTGGCCACTGCAAGCTTTGATGCCACCACTGCTATTTGGGAAAATGTTGGGGGTGATTATGAATGTATTTCCACCTTAGAG GGACATGAAAATGAAGTTAAAAATGTGTCTTGGAATGCCTCTGGATCTCTGCTTGCTACTTGTGGTCGAGATAAATCTGTTTGGATTTGGGAAGTGATGCCTGGGAATGAATTTGAGTGTGCTTCAGTGTTGCAAGGACATACACAAGATGTGAAAATGGTCCAATGGCATCCGACAGTGgatgttttattttcttgtagcTATGACAACACTATTAAG GTCTGGGCAgaggatggtgatggtgattGGCGCTGCATTCAAACTTTAGGTGAATCCAACAA TGGTCACACTTCTACTGTTTGGGAACTTTCTTTTAATGCTGATGGTGACAAACTGGTTACCTGTAG TGATGATCTTACTGTGAAGATATGGGAAACAGATATCATTGCAAGGCAATCTGGTGAAAGCTATGCACCTTG GAACCATCTTTGCACTCTCTCAGGTTACCATGATCGAACAATCTTCTCAGTTCACTGGTCAAG GGAAGGTATTATAGCCACTGGAGCAGCTGATGATGGCATACGATTTTTTGTGGAGAGCAAAGATGGTTTG GTTGATGGACCTTCATATAAGTTGTTATCGAAGAAGGAAAAGGCCCATGACATGGATATAAACTCAGTTCAGTGGGGCCCTGGG GAAAACGGTCTACTTGCTTCTGCTAGCGATGATGGTACAATCAAGATATGGGAGCTGACACAATTACACTaa
- the LOC119998096 gene encoding protein CIA1-like isoform X2 translates to MDLYDGNFELKEIQKLEGHTDRVWSLAWKPTAGVTDIPPVFASCSGDKTVRIWEQDPSTRSWNCKEVLEETHTRTVRSCAWSPSGKLLATASFDATTAIWENVGGDYECISTLEGHENEVKNVSWNASGSLLATCGRDKSVWIWEVMPGNEFECASVLQGHTQDVKMVQWHPTVDVLFSCSYDNTIKVWAEDGDGDWRCIQTLGESNNGHTSTVWELSFNADGDKLVTCSDDLTVKIWETDIIARQSGESYAPWNHLCTLSGYHDRTIFSVHWSREGIIATGAADDGIRFFVESKDGLVFTVHSGILFFFIN, encoded by the exons ATGGACTTGTACGACGGCAACTTCGAGCTGAAGGAGATTCAGAAACTCGAAGGCCACACTGATAGGGTTTGGAGTCTCGCCTGGAAACCGACCGCCGGAGTTACTGACATCCCTCCTGTTTTCGCTTCTTGTAGTGGCGACAAGACCGTCCGAATCTGGGAGCAGGATCCCTCCACTCGGTCCTGGAACTGCAAG GAAGTTTTGGAAGAAACACACACCAGAACTGTTCGTTCCTGTGCTTGGTCACCATCAGGCAAACTGTTGGCCACTGCAAGCTTTGATGCCACCACTGCTATTTGGGAAAATGTTGGGGGTGATTATGAATGTATTTCCACCTTAGAG GGACATGAAAATGAAGTTAAAAATGTGTCTTGGAATGCCTCTGGATCTCTGCTTGCTACTTGTGGTCGAGATAAATCTGTTTGGATTTGGGAAGTGATGCCTGGGAATGAATTTGAGTGTGCTTCAGTGTTGCAAGGACATACACAAGATGTGAAAATGGTCCAATGGCATCCGACAGTGgatgttttattttcttgtagcTATGACAACACTATTAAG GTCTGGGCAgaggatggtgatggtgattGGCGCTGCATTCAAACTTTAGGTGAATCCAACAA TGGTCACACTTCTACTGTTTGGGAACTTTCTTTTAATGCTGATGGTGACAAACTGGTTACCTGTAG TGATGATCTTACTGTGAAGATATGGGAAACAGATATCATTGCAAGGCAATCTGGTGAAAGCTATGCACCTTG GAACCATCTTTGCACTCTCTCAGGTTACCATGATCGAACAATCTTCTCAGTTCACTGGTCAAG GGAAGGTATTATAGCCACTGGAGCAGCTGATGATGGCATACGATTTTTTGTGGAGAGCAAAGATGGTTTGGTATTTACGGTTCACTCtgggattcttttttttttcattaattaa